A window from Tenacibaculum singaporense encodes these proteins:
- a CDS encoding TauD/TfdA family dioxygenase, translating into MRDRLNKLKNISAKSINVEEENIIERVKDTTQGFPLVIETQNANLNLKSWIHNNKEKFEQDIINYGGVLFRGFEINSVDKFQDLMNVFPNELLEYKLRSSPRHSISGNVYVSTTYPNDQIINMHSESSYAPVHPSRIIFCCVTPALKNGETPIADTRKVLKNLSKETVELFKEKGIKYRRNLNGVLGLTWQEVFQTNEKKDVEEECLNNGMQFCWKGDNELVISWTKKAIWEHPITNEEIWFNHGLFFNKYMLNKGVLSSISDDEQLPNNTFFGDGTEISKEIIEEINNAFIKSTVSFPWEKGDVLFLDNLLMAHGRNTYEGERKVIVSMY; encoded by the coding sequence ATGAGAGATCGATTGAATAAGTTAAAAAATATTAGTGCTAAAAGTATAAATGTTGAGGAAGAAAATATTATTGAAAGGGTAAAAGATACTACTCAAGGGTTTCCTTTAGTGATTGAAACACAAAATGCAAATCTTAATTTGAAATCTTGGATACACAACAATAAAGAAAAGTTTGAGCAAGATATAATAAACTATGGGGGAGTTTTGTTTAGAGGTTTTGAAATTAACTCAGTAGATAAGTTTCAAGACTTAATGAATGTTTTTCCAAATGAGTTATTAGAGTATAAGTTAAGGTCATCTCCAAGACACTCTATATCTGGTAATGTATATGTGTCTACTACTTATCCTAATGATCAAATAATAAATATGCATTCAGAAAGTTCGTATGCACCAGTTCATCCATCAAGAATAATTTTTTGCTGTGTAACCCCTGCGTTAAAAAATGGAGAAACTCCTATCGCTGATACAAGGAAAGTATTAAAAAATTTATCTAAAGAAACAGTTGAGTTATTTAAAGAAAAAGGAATAAAGTATAGAAGAAACCTTAATGGGGTTCTTGGGTTAACTTGGCAGGAAGTTTTTCAAACAAATGAAAAAAAAGATGTAGAAGAAGAGTGTCTAAACAATGGAATGCAATTTTGCTGGAAAGGAGACAATGAACTTGTAATTAGTTGGACAAAAAAAGCGATTTGGGAACATCCCATTACAAATGAAGAAATATGGTTTAATCATGGCTTATTTTTTAATAAATACATGTTAAATAAAGGAGTATTGAGTTCAATTTCTGATGATGAACAACTACCTAACAATACTTTTTTTGGAGACGGTACAGAAATATCTAAAGAAATTATAGAAGAAATTAATAATGCATTTATAAAGTCAACTGTTTCTTTTCCGTGGGAAAAAGGCGATGTACTTTTTTTAGATAATTTATTAATGGCTCATGGAAGAAATACTTACGAAGGAGAAAGAAAAGTTATAGTATCAATGTATTAA
- a CDS encoding non-ribosomal peptide synthetase, whose amino-acid sequence MNLELSGNGYEFSENQKNLWLIGNKNLNNFFNEIVLQFSDKVKSEVLMNSLRKLLNENEVLRARVLSLDNYKYPLQKIEDVKLEVYESADPDYNKAYNPENDSPIRFKIVKKDDFIDELHVKIYSLWADSFSIVNFTNQLSSFLESKKEEEKEKIEYTKFCAWQNELLKEEDEEARLFWKNKKYNFNEKVYPFVNTKKGDFAVEKRKLVKIVGKKYEDLKKIVKEHNSSIEDFLFYKWSEYLRLFKKQELTIGYIPFLRNYDELKNTFGYVNKTVPITCFKNEGDTQNESIENLIKEVKEVKEWSDYFTLNREINSNDNEARIFKYCFEYIEFTDQKKIVVKDFSSIQDPFELKLSCVDYGDRIELELYFNIGNIHEKDCEVITSQTKEYFQSLAQKTVITNVENEIINKVNNTNKELVVGKNVINLIEERADECPNDVALIVEGKNISYKELEEKVNRLANYLVSKKNIIPGKGVAILMKPSEWSIISALSVLKAGAYYIPIDESYPKDRVNYILNDVQCELLISCDESVDRFEFENINILIPNKIQDYDNDSTYPINLIREDSIAYCIYTSGSTGKPKGCLVSHKNLYNYINWANEFYFSNDNLGNFGFITSMSFDLTVTSVFSPLTRGKRITIFNEESIVNTIKKAFIDFNIDTLKLTPAHLTLLNELNLESTPIKKIICGGEQLKANHIDVVKKISNTIQLYNEYGPTETTVGCVAKKIDLESKEKILIGKPIANTQVTILNEEGERCPIGVSGEILISGNGVAQGYLNNNELTSEKFIKSNFSEEERSYKSGDIGRWLSNGEIEYVGRIDNQVKVNGYRIELQEIENLLNKRENINEAIVLVKQNNDLEKEIIAFIKTEEELSENELRGFLENSLPEYMIPDLFIKVENFPLTINGKIDTIKLLSTTSENVITSSMYVAPSNEIEEKLVEIWENILRREKIGVEDDFFSIGGDSIKAVRIVSEIQQQFNAKVDLIVLFQEPTIKGLAEMVKNELWHEVEENQNEIVDKTVI is encoded by the coding sequence ATGAATTTAGAATTAAGCGGAAATGGATATGAATTTTCCGAAAATCAAAAAAATCTCTGGTTAATCGGAAACAAAAACTTAAACAATTTTTTTAATGAAATAGTTCTTCAATTCTCTGATAAAGTAAAGTCAGAAGTTTTAATGAACTCGTTGAGAAAACTTCTTAATGAGAATGAAGTGTTGAGAGCTAGAGTTTTAAGTCTTGATAATTATAAATATCCACTTCAAAAAATAGAGGATGTCAAATTAGAAGTTTATGAATCAGCTGATCCAGATTATAATAAAGCTTATAATCCAGAAAACGATTCTCCTATTCGCTTTAAAATAGTAAAAAAAGATGATTTTATTGATGAATTGCATGTAAAGATATACTCGTTGTGGGCAGATAGTTTTTCAATTGTAAACTTTACAAATCAATTATCAAGTTTTTTAGAGAGTAAAAAAGAAGAAGAAAAAGAAAAGATTGAGTATACAAAATTTTGTGCTTGGCAAAATGAGCTACTTAAAGAGGAAGATGAAGAAGCAAGACTTTTTTGGAAGAACAAAAAGTATAATTTCAATGAGAAGGTATATCCATTTGTTAATACAAAGAAAGGTGATTTTGCTGTAGAGAAAAGAAAGTTGGTGAAAATTGTTGGTAAAAAATATGAAGACTTAAAAAAAATAGTAAAGGAACATAACTCAAGTATCGAAGATTTTCTTTTTTATAAATGGTCAGAATATTTACGATTATTTAAAAAACAGGAATTAACAATTGGTTACATACCGTTTCTTAGAAATTATGATGAATTAAAAAACACTTTTGGTTATGTTAATAAAACAGTTCCAATAACTTGTTTTAAAAATGAAGGAGATACTCAGAATGAGAGTATTGAAAACTTAATTAAAGAAGTTAAAGAAGTTAAAGAATGGTCTGACTATTTTACTTTAAATAGAGAAATAAACTCAAATGATAACGAAGCAAGAATTTTTAAATACTGTTTTGAATATATAGAGTTTACCGACCAAAAAAAAATAGTAGTAAAAGACTTTTCTTCTATACAAGACCCTTTTGAGTTAAAACTTAGTTGTGTTGATTATGGAGATAGAATTGAACTGGAATTATACTTTAATATAGGTAATATACATGAAAAGGATTGTGAAGTTATAACAAGTCAAACTAAAGAATATTTTCAAAGTTTAGCTCAAAAAACAGTTATTACAAATGTAGAAAATGAAATAATAAATAAAGTTAACAATACTAATAAAGAATTAGTTGTAGGTAAAAATGTAATTAATTTAATAGAAGAAAGAGCTGATGAATGCCCAAATGATGTTGCTTTAATAGTAGAGGGTAAGAATATTTCTTACAAAGAACTTGAAGAGAAAGTAAATAGGCTAGCTAATTATTTAGTAAGTAAAAAAAACATTATACCAGGTAAAGGAGTTGCTATATTGATGAAACCATCGGAGTGGTCTATTATAAGTGCATTATCAGTTTTAAAAGCGGGAGCCTATTATATACCAATAGATGAGAGTTATCCAAAAGATAGGGTTAATTATATTTTGAATGATGTACAATGTGAGTTACTTATTTCTTGTGACGAATCAGTAGATAGGTTTGAATTTGAAAATATAAATATTCTTATTCCTAATAAAATACAAGATTATGATAATGATTCTACTTATCCTATTAATCTTATAAGAGAAGATAGCATTGCATATTGTATTTATACTTCAGGGTCAACAGGGAAACCAAAGGGATGTTTAGTCTCGCATAAGAACTTATATAATTATATAAACTGGGCTAACGAATTTTATTTTTCTAATGACAACTTGGGGAATTTTGGATTTATAACGTCAATGTCTTTTGATTTAACAGTTACAAGTGTTTTCTCTCCGTTAACAAGAGGTAAACGAATAACTATTTTTAATGAAGAATCAATAGTTAATACTATTAAAAAAGCATTTATAGATTTTAACATAGACACTTTAAAATTAACTCCAGCTCACTTAACCTTACTCAATGAGCTTAATTTAGAGTCAACACCTATTAAGAAAATAATTTGTGGGGGTGAACAGTTAAAGGCAAACCATATAGATGTTGTAAAAAAAATATCCAATACTATTCAATTGTATAATGAGTATGGGCCTACAGAAACAACAGTTGGTTGTGTGGCAAAAAAAATTGATTTAGAATCAAAAGAGAAAATACTTATAGGAAAACCAATAGCCAATACTCAAGTTACAATTTTAAATGAAGAAGGAGAGAGATGTCCTATTGGTGTATCAGGAGAGATTTTAATATCGGGTAATGGAGTAGCTCAAGGATACTTAAATAACAATGAATTAACATCAGAGAAGTTTATTAAATCTAATTTTTCAGAAGAAGAAAGAAGTTATAAATCTGGTGATATAGGAAGATGGCTGTCAAATGGGGAAATTGAATATGTAGGTAGAATTGATAATCAAGTTAAAGTAAATGGTTACAGAATAGAACTTCAAGAGATAGAAAATTTACTAAATAAAAGAGAGAATATAAACGAAGCAATAGTTTTAGTAAAGCAGAATAATGATTTAGAAAAGGAAATCATAGCTTTTATTAAAACAGAAGAAGAATTATCAGAAAATGAATTAAGAGGTTTTTTAGAGAATTCGCTTCCTGAGTATATGATTCCAGATCTATTTATAAAAGTCGAAAACTTTCCTTTAACAATAAATGGAAAAATAGACACTATAAAACTATTGTCAACTACATCGGAAAATGTAATAACAAGTTCAATGTATGTTGCTCCATCTAATGAAATTGAAGAAAAGTTAGTTGAAATATGGGAAAATATTTTAAGAAGAGAAAAAATTGGTGTAGAAGATGATTTTTTCAGTATAGGAGGAGATAGTATTAAAGCAGTAAGGATAGTTTCCGAAATACAACAACAGTTTAATGCAAAAGTGGATCTTATTGTACTATTTCAGGAGCCAACAATAAAAGGATTGGCAGAAATGGTAAAAAATGAACTTTGGCATGAAGTAGAAGAAAATCAAAACGAAATAGTAGATAAAACAGTTATTTAA
- a CDS encoding MBL fold metallo-hydrolase: MNTKYYLKSNVAIEALIDRWYAWSHLMYPPTAGLNIKERHLKIMESYIKNPRIHAAAVKKTEMLGGPFIDYDGGRVEEIEELYKETLNKRASLLELNTAFEELNEMLKSEAIGYSLDPLYEKVPDLLKGYVELYYDLNNRANFRIYESLFYSSEYYDESTQSISLQLVESDNARSFVLSTPRLDDENLIHLQIAFKEKVIDELFKMKKIPGDYDYIKNALGIKPEQEELFKSFFTTEPPKNFKKYTGSGIRTRYFGHASVLVETNEISILVDPVISYDGYETDISRYTVNDLPEMIDYVLITHNHQDHILFETLLQLRHRIKNIVVPSGSKGNIQDPSLRLMLNKIGFFNVIELDEMESIELDRCSITGLPFLGEHCDLDIRSKLCFHVGLHNNFNVLFVADSCNIEPKIYERVQKVIGNVDVLFLGMECDGAPLSWVYGPLLYDKLERDKDLSRRLAGSDYEQGMSLINIFNPKNVFVYAMGLEPWLEFISSIRYTDESRPIKESNKLVAKCIEMGKDAERLFGEKTIEY; this comes from the coding sequence ATGAATACTAAATATTATTTAAAGTCAAATGTAGCAATTGAAGCTCTTATAGATAGATGGTACGCTTGGTCACATTTAATGTATCCTCCTACAGCAGGGTTAAACATTAAAGAAAGACATTTAAAAATAATGGAATCATACATAAAAAACCCAAGAATTCATGCAGCAGCAGTAAAAAAAACTGAAATGTTGGGAGGACCATTTATAGATTATGATGGAGGTAGAGTAGAAGAAATAGAAGAGTTGTATAAAGAAACACTAAACAAAAGAGCTAGTCTTTTAGAACTTAACACTGCATTTGAAGAATTAAATGAAATGTTAAAAAGTGAAGCCATTGGTTACTCTTTAGATCCATTATATGAAAAGGTTCCAGATCTATTAAAAGGATATGTTGAGTTGTATTATGATTTAAATAATAGAGCAAATTTTAGAATCTATGAATCTCTTTTTTATAGTAGTGAATATTATGATGAAAGTACACAATCTATTTCTCTTCAGTTGGTAGAGTCTGATAATGCTAGATCTTTTGTTTTAAGTACTCCAAGACTAGACGATGAAAATTTAATTCATCTTCAAATAGCATTTAAAGAGAAGGTTATAGATGAACTTTTTAAGATGAAGAAGATACCTGGAGACTATGATTATATAAAAAATGCTTTAGGAATAAAACCAGAACAAGAAGAGCTTTTTAAAAGTTTTTTTACAACGGAACCACCTAAAAACTTCAAAAAATATACAGGTTCAGGAATTCGAACTAGATATTTTGGACATGCAAGTGTTTTAGTAGAAACTAATGAAATCTCGATTTTAGTTGATCCAGTTATTAGTTATGATGGTTACGAAACAGACATAAGCAGGTATACAGTTAATGATTTACCAGAAATGATAGACTATGTACTTATCACTCATAACCATCAAGACCATATTTTATTTGAAACTTTATTACAATTAAGACATAGAATAAAAAATATAGTTGTTCCAAGTGGAAGTAAAGGAAATATTCAAGACCCTAGTTTAAGATTAATGTTAAATAAGATAGGTTTTTTTAATGTTATTGAGTTAGATGAAATGGAGTCTATAGAGTTAGATAGGTGTAGTATTACAGGTTTACCTTTTTTAGGAGAGCATTGTGATTTAGATATCAGAAGTAAACTTTGTTTTCACGTTGGTCTTCATAATAATTTTAATGTTCTTTTTGTAGCTGATTCATGTAATATAGAACCAAAAATATATGAAAGAGTTCAAAAAGTTATCGGTAATGTAGATGTATTGTTTTTAGGAATGGAATGTGATGGTGCGCCTTTATCATGGGTGTATGGACCATTATTATATGATAAATTAGAAAGAGATAAAGATCTTTCTAGACGTTTGGCAGGAAGTGATTACGAACAAGGTATGTCATTAATTAACATATTTAATCCTAAGAATGTTTTTGTCTATGCTATGGGATTAGAACCATGGCTTGAATTTATAAGCTCTATCAGATATACAGACGAATCTAGACCAATAAAAGAATCAAACAAACTCGTGGCTAAGTGTATTGAAATGGGGAAAGATGCTGAAAGATTGTTTGGAGAAAAAACAATAGAATACTAA
- a CDS encoding non-ribosomal peptide synthetase, translated as METAKKIISELREEKIHLKLNSDDTIEIASYDKGLTPELIEKIKTNKEILVTFLKSKSSGFSKIQKLSETEKYELSSAQMRLWVIDRFEGKTSAFNMPFHMPLKEKIDITSFNKAILSVIERHEILRTVFQEDEDGKVWQKIIPVQGLNFSVDYKDFRRSGSPQKEVEDYIKNDSILPFDLEKGPLLRISLLQTSDEYFELYYNMHHIISDGWSLLVLSKDVLAFYNSYKNNVKVELEPLEIQYKDYAAWQLDKLSNDETEKAKTYWLNKLSGDIPILDLPTDKDRPKSKTYKGNSLEAYISPKVTREIKEITQKQGGSLFMGIVAALKILLYKYTSEKDITIGTPVHGRDRTELENQIGFYLNILPLRNQVIPDETFEEFFGRIKQTTLEAYKYQAYPFDRLVQDLKVSYDMSRSPIFDISVTYNNIASNLDTVSESELDEIKVLGDSQCKNDLELHFQEVDGCISFGVNYNSDVYEQDIIMNFMNHFKNILSNISDNPSIKTKDVEYLSKNETEKLLSAFNSNEIDVDTSKTVLTLFSEFSSVNPDKRAIQFKDKSLSYKELDLASNKVANFLKEEFNIKPNDIVGIQLDRNEWMIIAILGVMKSGAAYVPINPMLPTSRKKHIVKETNSKALITEANYIFDLDFFDGNVFAIDVEFDSLENDEAIVEESSDSDLAYVIYTSGSTGDPKGVMVSHGSLLNSIISRNEFYTSIDSILAITPFSFDASIGLYWNALTTGAVYHILDEGSLKNPDFIVKYLIENRIKCLCNPPSLYQLIIKEESYTNINLERVILGGEVIHTNLVDKHFEIIPECRMFNEYGPSENTIWTTVKEITKGGSVNIGKPIHNNYIYILDEEKKLIPIKGKGEIYVGGQNLAKGYINNTKLTEEKFIENPFRKGELMYRTGDFGKWTKNGEIEFIGREDNQVKVRGFRVELGEIERELQKKEEINESKVLVYKNNVNQNELIAYFVGEKDQSLKELKEFLLEKLPEYMIPDKYVKLDKFPLTRNGKIDSKKLLELKGNLILSGVEYIAPETETEKLLEEVIKNILGVEKVSMEDDFFFLGGNSLKLIELISKLKQLGFNLNIAEVVKKPKVKQIASLLEEVVFEENII; from the coding sequence ATGGAAACAGCAAAAAAAATAATCTCTGAATTAAGGGAAGAAAAAATTCATTTAAAGTTAAACTCTGATGATACAATAGAAATTGCTTCATATGATAAAGGTTTAACCCCAGAACTCATAGAAAAAATTAAAACTAATAAAGAAATTTTAGTTACGTTTTTAAAAAGTAAAAGTTCTGGTTTTAGTAAAATTCAAAAATTATCAGAAACTGAAAAATATGAATTGTCTTCAGCTCAAATGAGGCTATGGGTAATAGATCGTTTTGAAGGTAAAACATCTGCATTTAATATGCCTTTTCATATGCCTCTAAAAGAAAAAATTGATATAACGAGTTTTAATAAGGCTATTCTTTCAGTAATAGAAAGACATGAAATTTTAAGAACAGTTTTTCAAGAAGATGAAGATGGGAAGGTATGGCAAAAAATAATTCCAGTCCAAGGTTTAAATTTTTCTGTGGATTATAAAGACTTTAGGCGAAGTGGTTCCCCTCAAAAAGAAGTTGAAGACTATATAAAAAATGATTCAATTTTACCTTTTGATTTAGAAAAAGGCCCTTTGCTAAGAATATCGTTGCTTCAAACGTCTGATGAATATTTTGAACTGTATTATAATATGCATCATATAATAAGTGACGGATGGTCTTTACTAGTTTTATCTAAGGACGTTTTAGCGTTTTATAATAGCTACAAAAATAACGTTAAAGTAGAGTTAGAACCTCTAGAGATTCAGTATAAAGATTACGCTGCATGGCAATTAGATAAGTTAAGTAACGATGAAACTGAAAAAGCAAAGACATATTGGTTAAATAAACTTTCTGGAGATATCCCTATACTTGATTTGCCTACAGATAAAGATCGCCCTAAATCTAAGACATATAAAGGGAACAGTTTAGAGGCATATATAAGCCCTAAAGTAACCAGAGAAATAAAAGAAATAACTCAAAAACAAGGAGGAAGCTTGTTTATGGGGATTGTAGCAGCTTTGAAGATATTACTATATAAATATACATCTGAAAAAGATATTACTATTGGAACACCTGTACATGGTAGGGATAGAACTGAATTAGAAAACCAAATTGGTTTCTATTTAAATATTCTACCATTAAGAAATCAAGTAATTCCAGATGAAACTTTCGAAGAATTTTTTGGCAGAATAAAACAAACAACTCTAGAGGCTTATAAATATCAAGCATATCCATTTGATCGTTTAGTCCAGGATTTAAAAGTGAGTTATGACATGAGTCGTAGTCCAATTTTTGATATCTCAGTAACTTATAACAATATTGCTTCAAACTTAGATACGGTAAGCGAAAGTGAGTTAGATGAAATTAAAGTATTGGGAGATAGTCAATGTAAAAATGACTTAGAGTTGCATTTTCAAGAAGTTGATGGTTGTATTTCTTTTGGAGTAAATTATAACTCAGATGTTTATGAACAGGATATTATTATGAACTTTATGAATCATTTTAAAAATATCCTAAGTAATATCTCAGATAATCCTTCTATAAAAACAAAAGATGTAGAATATTTGTCTAAAAATGAAACTGAAAAACTTCTAAGTGCTTTTAATAGCAATGAAATAGATGTAGACACATCTAAGACAGTTTTAACATTGTTTAGTGAGTTTTCATCAGTAAACCCGGACAAAAGGGCGATTCAATTCAAGGATAAAAGTTTATCATATAAAGAACTCGATTTAGCATCAAATAAAGTAGCAAACTTTTTAAAAGAAGAATTTAATATTAAGCCAAACGATATTGTTGGAATTCAACTTGACCGTAATGAGTGGATGATAATTGCAATTTTAGGTGTGATGAAATCAGGAGCAGCTTATGTTCCCATAAATCCAATGTTGCCTACATCTCGAAAGAAACATATTGTAAAAGAAACAAATTCAAAAGCATTAATCACTGAAGCAAATTATATTTTTGATTTAGATTTTTTTGATGGAAATGTTTTTGCAATTGATGTTGAGTTTGATTCATTAGAAAATGATGAAGCTATTGTAGAAGAGAGCTCAGATAGTGATTTAGCTTATGTTATTTATACATCTGGATCAACAGGAGACCCTAAAGGAGTTATGGTATCTCATGGCAGTTTATTAAATTCTATAATATCTCGAAATGAATTTTATACAAGTATAGATTCAATACTTGCCATAACCCCATTTTCATTTGATGCTTCAATTGGGTTATATTGGAATGCTTTAACTACAGGGGCAGTATACCATATTTTAGATGAGGGGAGCTTAAAGAACCCAGATTTTATTGTAAAGTATTTAATAGAAAATAGAATTAAATGTTTATGCAATCCGCCTTCGCTTTATCAACTTATTATAAAAGAAGAATCTTACACAAATATAAATTTAGAAAGAGTTATTCTAGGAGGAGAGGTAATTCATACTAATTTGGTCGATAAGCATTTTGAAATAATTCCTGAATGTAGAATGTTTAATGAATATGGACCAAGTGAAAATACTATTTGGACAACAGTAAAAGAAATTACAAAAGGAGGAAGTGTAAATATTGGTAAGCCAATACATAATAACTATATCTATATTTTAGATGAGGAAAAAAAATTAATACCAATAAAAGGGAAAGGAGAAATTTATGTTGGCGGACAAAATTTGGCTAAAGGATACATCAATAATACAAAATTAACAGAAGAGAAGTTTATTGAAAACCCATTCCGAAAAGGAGAATTAATGTATAGAACTGGAGATTTTGGGAAATGGACAAAAAATGGAGAAATTGAATTCATAGGAAGAGAAGATAACCAAGTAAAAGTAAGAGGTTTTAGAGTTGAATTAGGTGAAATAGAGAGAGAGCTCCAAAAGAAAGAGGAAATTAATGAGTCTAAAGTTTTAGTTTATAAAAATAATGTAAATCAGAATGAACTAATAGCATACTTCGTTGGAGAAAAAGACCAAAGTTTAAAAGAACTAAAAGAGTTTTTGTTGGAAAAATTACCTGAATATATGATTCCAGATAAATACGTTAAACTGGATAAATTTCCACTAACAAGAAATGGTAAAATTGACAGTAAAAAATTATTAGAACTAAAAGGTAATTTAATTTTAAGTGGAGTTGAGTACATCGCACCAGAAACAGAAACAGAAAAATTGTTAGAAGAGGTAATTAAAAATATTTTGGGAGTCGAAAAAGTTAGTATGGAGGATGATTTTTTCTTTTTAGGAGGAAATTCTTTGAAGTTAATCGAACTTATATCAAAATTAAAACAATTAGGATTTAATTTAAATATAGCAGAAGTAGTTAAAAAACCAAAAGTAAAGCAAATAGCTAGTCTTTTAGAGGAAGTTGTTTTCGAGGAAAATATAATTTAA
- a CDS encoding condensation domain-containing protein encodes MIENKKESKTTFQNDLNIGDIFSISENQKSLLKDLKAVSILSPTRVPYFNEEELEIKIREFLAVYPELCVKYINKEGEIKQQFVGAEKVLLDITYKKIDKEIDEQKLISEGTSFLKRDCDFFKGELIRVIIYDDVRKKDELVIVLGIHYSLIDMQTNMMLSKNLFTFFNNQKYDQNYISSLFFAEWQKKYLETEKAKEKKQFWIDLVKKANLTKDKNHDFESQQTFVSQKLIIKGSDFENMRFLVREVNLPLTGILMTLHQRILNIAFPNNRGIQLIRVDGREQVFDDFDIKKVLGMVANSLPIPIVKENKMSRSLIFDVYIAYCNARLNQDIPYEVIKNEILSKDKVNIDNHILGLYNYISLEHIKREYDKETFLGNQLFYEKKKQLNQEKPINLYNILYENSLEVEMTCRLDVYEKNKSLLNLNYLISNELINALQKD; translated from the coding sequence ATGATTGAAAATAAAAAAGAAAGTAAAACTACTTTTCAAAACGATTTGAATATTGGTGATATATTTTCTATTTCTGAAAATCAAAAGTCCTTATTAAAAGATTTAAAGGCAGTTTCTATTTTATCACCTACAAGAGTACCATATTTCAATGAAGAGGAATTAGAAATTAAAATACGTGAATTCCTAGCTGTTTACCCTGAATTGTGTGTAAAGTATATAAATAAAGAGGGAGAAATAAAACAGCAATTTGTAGGAGCTGAAAAGGTTTTATTAGACATAACTTATAAAAAAATAGACAAAGAGATTGATGAACAAAAATTAATCTCTGAAGGGACTTCTTTTTTGAAAAGAGATTGTGATTTTTTTAAAGGGGAGCTAATACGGGTTATTATTTATGATGATGTACGTAAAAAGGATGAGTTAGTTATTGTTTTAGGAATTCATTATTCTCTAATAGATATGCAAACGAATATGATGTTAAGTAAAAACCTTTTTACATTCTTCAACAATCAAAAATATGATCAAAATTATATATCAAGTTTATTTTTTGCTGAGTGGCAAAAAAAGTATCTCGAAACAGAAAAAGCAAAAGAAAAAAAGCAGTTTTGGATTGACTTAGTAAAGAAGGCTAATTTAACTAAAGATAAGAATCATGATTTTGAAAGTCAACAAACATTTGTTTCTCAAAAATTAATAATAAAGGGAAGTGATTTTGAAAATATGAGATTTTTAGTAAGAGAAGTTAACTTACCCTTAACAGGAATTTTAATGACACTACATCAAAGAATATTGAACATAGCTTTTCCTAACAATAGAGGGATACAGTTGATAAGGGTAGACGGACGAGAACAAGTTTTTGATGATTTTGATATTAAAAAAGTACTAGGAATGGTAGCCAATTCATTACCTATACCAATAGTAAAAGAAAATAAGATGTCACGAAGCTTAATTTTTGACGTATATATAGCATATTGTAATGCAAGATTAAATCAAGATATTCCTTATGAAGTAATTAAGAATGAAATTTTGTCAAAAGACAAAGTAAATATAGATAATCACATTTTAGGACTTTATAATTATATATCACTTGAGCATATAAAAAGAGAGTATGATAAAGAAACGTTTTTAGGTAATCAGCTGTTTTATGAAAAAAAGAAACAACTGAATCAAGAAAAACCAATAAACCTTTACAATATCTTATATGAAAATTCTCTTGAGGTAGAAATGACTTGTAGATTAGATGTTTACGAGAAAAATAAGAGTTTACTTAATTTAAATTATTTGATATCAAACGAATTAATCAATGCCCTACAAAAGGATTAA